A genomic segment from Pelobates fuscus isolate aPelFus1 chromosome 7, aPelFus1.pri, whole genome shotgun sequence encodes:
- the LOC134568432 gene encoding zinc finger protein OZF-like, which translates to MKKSFNNRTKDFNSEKSSIFSDSYIFSKEIVNINPKPFSCSESGRYFSHKSRLVNHQKTHTGEKPFSCSECGKCFRHPSNLVSHQKTHTGEKPFSCSECGKCFRHPSNLVSHQKTHTGEKPFSCSECGKCFVHKSRLVNHQKTHTGEKPFSCSECGKCFVTKAELVSHQRTHTGEKPFSCSECGKCFRHPSNLVSHQKTHTGEKPFSCSECGKCFRHPSNLVSHQKTHTGEKPFSCSECGKCFVRNRELVRHQRTHTGEKPFSCSDCGKCFVRKPELVSHQRTHTGEKPFSCSECGKCFVRKSQLVIHQRTHTGEKPFSCSECGKCFRQHSNLVSHQRTHTGEKPFSCSECGKCFRQHSHLVSHQRTHTGEKPFSCSECGKCFRQHSNLVSHQRTHTGEKPFSCSDCGKCFRHHSNRVSHQRTHTGEKPLSRSEWGKLFFVNPNLDRHQRSHTGDESLKLYYALT; encoded by the coding sequence ATGAAGAAATCTTTTAATAACCGCACCAAGGACTTTAACTCTGAAAAATCAAGCATATTCTCAGATTCCTATATTTTCTCAAAGGAGATAGTAAACATAAACcccaaacctttctcatgttctgaaagTGGAAGATATTTTAGTCATAAATCACGGCTTGTCAATCATCagaaaactcacacaggagagaaaccgttctcatgttctgaatgtggaaaatgttttcggcACCCTTCAAaccttgtcagtcatcagaaaactcacacaggagagaaaccgttctcatgttctgaatgtggaaaatgttttcggcACCCTTCAAaccttgtcagtcatcagaaaactcacacaggagagaaaccgttctcatgttctgaatgtggaaaatgttttgttcatAAATCACGGCTTGTCAATCATCagaaaactcacacaggagagaaaccgttctcatgttctgaatgtggaaaatgttttgtcactaaagcagagcttgtcagtcatcagagaactcacacaggagagaaaccgttctcatgttctgaatgtggaaaatgttttcggcACCCTTCAAaccttgtcagtcatcagaaaactcacacaggagagaaaccgttctcatgttctgaatgtggaaaatgttttcggcACCCTTCAAaccttgtcagtcatcagaaaactcacacaggagagaaaccgttctcatgttctgaatgtggaaaatgttttgttcgTAATCGAGAGCTTGTCaggcatcagagaactcacacaggagagaaaccgttctcatgttctgattgtggaaaatgttttgttcgTAAACCAgagcttgtcagtcatcagagaactcacacaggagagaaaccattctcatgttctgaatgtggaaaatgttttgttcgTAAATCACAGCTTGTcattcatcagagaactcacacaggagagaaaccgttctcatgttctgaatgtggaaaatgttttcggcaacattcaaatcttgtcagtcatcagagaactcacacaggagagaaaccattctcatgttctgaatgtggaaaatgttttaggcaACATTCacatcttgtcagtcatcagaggactcacacaggagagaaaccgttctcatgttctgaatgtggaaaatgttttcggcaacattcaaatcttgtcagtcatcagagaactcacacaggagagaaaccattctcatgttctgattgtggaaaatgttttaggcaCCATTCAAATcgtgtcagtcatcagagaactcacacaggagagaaaccgttatCACGTTCTGAATGgggaaaattattttttgttaatcCTAATCTTGATAGACATCAGAGATCTCACACAGGTGATGAGTCTCTAAAATTGTATTATGCATTAACATAG